A window of Sporichthya brevicatena contains these coding sequences:
- a CDS encoding enoyl-CoA hydratase/isomerase family protein: MSYETILFDVDADHVATITLNRPEKLNSFNDAMLADFVAAWERVRLDDDIHTVVLRAAGDRAFCTGVDVKEGIDFPENPWSQRDPGTALGPKANQVWKPVVAACHGMTAGGAFYWLNEADLIICADDTQFFDPHVSYGLTAALEPIGLARRINLGDTLRIALLGLDERMSAERALQIGLVTEVVPREQLWDRAHALAAAIAAKPPAAVQGTVRAVWESLDLARSVAQAHGLAYTQIGNPIATAQVDRATFTKPTWTLR; the protein is encoded by the coding sequence ATGAGCTACGAGACGATCCTGTTCGACGTCGATGCCGACCACGTCGCGACGATCACGCTGAACCGGCCGGAGAAGCTGAACTCGTTCAACGACGCGATGCTGGCCGACTTCGTCGCCGCGTGGGAGCGCGTGCGCCTCGACGACGACATCCACACCGTCGTCCTGCGCGCCGCCGGTGACCGCGCGTTCTGCACCGGCGTCGACGTCAAGGAGGGCATCGACTTCCCGGAGAACCCCTGGAGCCAACGGGATCCCGGCACCGCGCTCGGGCCGAAGGCCAACCAGGTGTGGAAGCCGGTCGTCGCCGCGTGCCACGGGATGACCGCCGGCGGCGCCTTCTACTGGCTGAACGAGGCCGACCTCATCATCTGCGCCGACGACACCCAGTTCTTCGACCCGCACGTCTCCTACGGGCTGACCGCGGCCCTTGAGCCGATCGGCCTCGCGCGGCGGATCAATCTCGGCGACACCCTGCGCATCGCACTGCTCGGCCTCGACGAGCGCATGTCCGCCGAGCGCGCCCTGCAGATCGGCCTCGTCACCGAGGTCGTCCCCCGCGAGCAGCTCTGGGACCGGGCCCACGCCCTCGCCGCCGCGATCGCCGCCAAGCCCCCGGCGGCCGTCCAGGGCACCGTCCGCGCGGTGTGGGAGTCCCTCGACCTCGCCCGCTCCGTCGCCCAGGCCCACGGCCTCGCCTACACCCAGATCGGGAACCCCATCGCCACCGCCCAGGTCGACCGCGCGACCTTCACCAAGCCCACGTGGACCCTGCGGTAA